The window CCTTGAGATGCAGCCAGCCGGCCATCTCGATCGCGCCGCAGAAGGTGATCTCGCCGTCGCCCTGGCTGAAGTGCAGGTCGCCCATCGAGAGGCCGCCGCCCGGCACGTAGACGGGGAAGTAGATCTTGGAGCCGCGCGACAGATCCTTGATGTCGCAGTTGCCGCCGTGCTCGCGCGGCGGAACGGTGCGCACGGCTTCGGCCGCGGCTGCGGCCTTCGCGTCGCCGGTCAGCCGTCCCATGTGCGCGGTCGGGGCGAACGGCACGGTTCCGACGGCCGGCACGCGGTCCTTGTGCTTCTCGACGAACGGGATCTCGCGGTCGTTCCAGGTCTTGAGCAGCTTCGGGTCCGGCAGGCAGCCGATCAGGCCGGGATGGATCAGTCCGGGGAAGCGCACGCCGGGGATGTGGCGCGACTTGGTGAACATGCCCTCGAAGTCCCAGATCGACTTCTGCGCCGAGGGGTAGTGGTCGGTCAGGAAGCCGCCGCCGTTGTTCTTCGAGAAGAAGCCGTTGAAGCCCCACTGGCTCTCGGCCTTGGCGCCGATGTCGAGCAGGTCGACCACCAGCAGGTCGCCCGGCTCCGCGCCCTCGACGCCGATCGGGCCCGACAGGAAGTGGACGATCGAGAGGTCGATGTCGCGGACGTCCGAGGCGTCGTCGTTGTTTTTGACGAAGCCGCCGGTCCAGTCGTAGGTCTCGATGATGAAGTCGTCGCCGGGCTTCACCCAGGCTACGATCGGGATGTCCGGGTGCCAGCGGTTGTGCACCATGTCGTTGTCGTAGGCCGACTGGGTCAGGTCGACCTTGATCAGCGTTTCGGTCATCTGGCAGCTCCCCTTTTTCAGTTTGTGCGTGACGTGCGTAAGACGCGGTCTGGCGCGGCTTACACCGACAGGTATTTGGACACCTGAGCCTCATCGACGTCGGCGCGCTGGGCGTCGTGGACGATCTCGCCGTTCTCGACGACCAGCACCCGATCGGCGACGTCGAGGGCGAAGCTCAGCACCTGCTCGGAGACCACGATCGACAGGCCGCGGTCGTCGCGGATGCGGCGGAGCGTGCGGGCCATCTCGCGGATAATCGACGGCTGGATGCCCTCGGTCGGCTCGTCCAGCAGCAGCACCTTCGGCTTGGTGGCGAGCGCGCGGGCGATGGCGAGCTGCTGCTGCTGGCCGCCGGAGAGGTTGCCGGCGCGGCGCCCCTTCATCTCCAGCAGCACGGGGAACAGCTCGTAGATGTCGTCGGGCACCTTGCGGTCGCCGGAGGCCACCAGCCCGGTCTCGATGTTCTCCTTCACCGTCATGGTGGAGAACACCATGCGGCCCTGCGGCACGTAGGCGACGCCCTTCTTCACCCGCTGGTGGCTCTTGAGGCCGTTGATGTCCTCGCCGCCGAGCCTGATCGAGCCCGCCGTGGTCGGCAGGATCCCCATCATGGCCTTCATCAGCGTGGTCTTGCCCATGCCGTTGCGGCCCATGATCGCGACGATCTCGTTCGGCGCGACGGAGAAGTTCATGCCATGCAGCACTTCGCTCTGGCCGTAGGCGACGCGCAGGGAATCGACGTCCAGCATCGCTTCGCTCCTCAATGGCCGAGATAGACTTCGACGACCTTCGGGTCGGTCTTCACCTTCTGCATGGACCCTTCCGAGAGGATCTTGCCCTGGTGGAGCACCGTCACCTTGTGCGCGATGTCTTCGACGAACTTCATGTCGTGCTCGATGACGAGCACCGAGCGGTTCTTGATGATGGTGTTGAGCAGCTCGGCGGTCTTGATGCGCTCGCTCACGCTCATGCCCGCGACCGGCTCGTCCAGCATCAGCAGCTCCGGGTCCTGGATCAGCAGCATGCCGATCTCGAGCCACTGCTTCTGGCCGTGGCTCAGGAACGCGGCGCGCTCGTGCAGCTTGTCCTTGAGGAAGATGATCTCGGAGACCTCCTCCACCCGGTCCTTCACCGCCTGGTCGCGCTTGAAGGTCAGCGCCCCCCAGACTGACCGGCCCTTCGGGTAGGAGATCTCGAGATTCTCAAAGATCGTCAGGTCGTCGTAGATCGACGGCGTCTGGAACTTCCGGCCGACGCCCGAGAGCACGATCTGGCTCTCGCTCATCTTGGTGAGCTCCGCCCCGCGGAAGCGGATGGAGCCGGTGGTGGCCTTGGTCTTCCCGCAGATGAGGTCGAGCACTGTGGTCTTGCCGGCCCCGTTCGGGCCGATGATCACGCGGATCTCGTTCTCGTCGACGTAGAACGACAGGTCGTTCACCGCCTTGAAGCCGTCGAAGGAGACGGTGAGAGCCTCGACCGCAAGCAGGTAGTCCTTGGCGGGGGTTCCGATGGTGGTCACGGGGCCATCCTCACTCGGCGGGGGCGGTGGAGGCCGCCTGCTTGGCGACGTCGTCGCCCGGGCGCCTGGGGCGAAGCTTAAGCGCGCGGTCGACGTGGGGCTGGACGTAGTCGTTCCAGATGCCGGCGAGGCCGTTCGGGAAGGCGAGCACCACCGCGATGAACAGGCCGCCGAGGCCGAGCAGCCAGAGCTCCGGGAAGCTCTCGGACAGGCTGGTCTTGGCGAAGTTGACCGCGAGGGTCCCGTAGATCGCCCCGAACAGCGACATCCGCCCGCCGACGGCGGTGAAGATCACCATCTCGATCGAGGGCACGATGCCGACCAGCGAGGGCGACATGAACCCGACCTGCAGGGTGAACATCGCGCCGCCGAGCGCCGCGAACACGCCGGCGAGGCAGAACACGAAGATCTGGAAGTTCGCGACCGAGTAGCCGGAGAACCGCACGCGGTCCTCCTTCTCGCGCATCGCCACCAGGATGCGGCCGAGCTTCGAGGCGCGGACGAACAGGGCGAGGCCGACCACGCTCAGCAGCAAAGCGACGTTCACGAAGTAGAGAATGAACTTCGCGCTGTCGGTGCGGATGTCCCACCCGTGCAGCGTGCGCAGGTCGGTGATGCCGTTGACGCCGCCGGTGTAGCCCTGCTGGCCGATGATGAGGATGGTCGCGATCGCCGCAATCGCCTGGGTGATGATCGCGAAGTACACGCCCGACACGCGACGCTTGAACATCGCCGAGCCGATCACGAAGGCGAAGAACGCCGGCGCCAGGATGATCAGCAGGATCGTCAGCGGCAGCGAGTGGAACGGCTGCCAGAAGTACGGAAGCTCGGTGAGCTGGTTCCAATCCATGAAGTCCGGGATGCCGGGCGTGGACTGGATCTTGGTGTTCTCGACCGACGAGGCCTCGAGCTTGAGGTACATCGCCATGCCGTAGCCGCCGAGCGCGAAGAACACGCCCTGGCCGAGCGACAGGATGCCGCCGTAGCCCCAGCACAGCACCAGGCCGACCGCCACGAAGGCGTAGGTGAGGTACTTGCCGACGAGGTTCAGCCGGAACCCGTCGAGCAGGACGGGGAACACGATGAGCAGGAGGGCTGCGACGACCGCCAGGGCGAGCATGTCCCGGCGGTTGAGGAAGGAGGGCGCGGTCTTCATCTGGGTGTCGCTCCTCAGCGCCGAACTTTGAGGGTGAAGAGGCCCTGCGGCCGCAGCATCAGGATGGCGACGACGGTCAGCAGCGTGATGACCTTGGCCATCGAGCCGGACAGGAAGAATTCGAGCGTCGACTGCGTCTGCGAGATCGAGAAGGCCGAGGCGATGGTGCCGAGCAGGCTGGTCGCGCCGCCGAAGACCACGATCAGGAAGGTGTCGACGATGTAGAGCTGGCCGGAGGTCGGGCCGGTCGAGCCGATCATCGTGAAGGCGGAGCCGGCGACGCCCGCGATGCCGCAGCCGAGCCCGAAGGTCAGGCGGTCGACCTTCTCGGTGTCGATGCCGACGGCGCCGGCCATAACCCGGTTCTGCACCACGGCGCGGACCTGCTGGCCCCAGCGCGACTTGTACATGAGCAGCGCGACCGTGACGGTGATCAGCGTCGTCAGGCACATGACGAAGACGCCGTTGATCGGCACTTCGATGGTGTCGGTGAGCGGCAGCGAGCCCAGCAGCCAGTCCGGCAGCACCACGCCGACCTCGCGCGGGCCGAACACGGAACGGTAGGTCTGCTGAAGAATAAGGCTGAGGCCCCACGTCGCCAGCAGCGTGTCG is drawn from Methylopila sp. 73B and contains these coding sequences:
- the urtD gene encoding urea ABC transporter ATP-binding protein UrtD — translated: MGTPAKDYLLAVEALTVSFDGFKAVNDLSFYVDENEIRVIIGPNGAGKTTVLDLICGKTKATTGSIRFRGAELTKMSESQIVLSGVGRKFQTPSIYDDLTIFENLEISYPKGRSVWGALTFKRDQAVKDRVEEVSEIIFLKDKLHERAAFLSHGQKQWLEIGMLLIQDPELLMLDEPVAGMSVSERIKTAELLNTIIKNRSVLVIEHDMKFVEDIAHKVTVLHQGKILSEGSMQKVKTDPKVVEVYLGH
- the urtE gene encoding urea ABC transporter ATP-binding subunit UrtE, which translates into the protein MLDVDSLRVAYGQSEVLHGMNFSVAPNEIVAIMGRNGMGKTTLMKAMMGILPTTAGSIRLGGEDINGLKSHQRVKKGVAYVPQGRMVFSTMTVKENIETGLVASGDRKVPDDIYELFPVLLEMKGRRAGNLSGGQQQQLAIARALATKPKVLLLDEPTEGIQPSIIREMARTLRRIRDDRGLSIVVSEQVLSFALDVADRVLVVENGEIVHDAQRADVDEAQVSKYLSV
- the fmdA gene encoding formamidase, yielding MTETLIKVDLTQSAYDNDMVHNRWHPDIPIVAWVKPGDDFIIETYDWTGGFVKNNDDASDVRDIDLSIVHFLSGPIGVEGAEPGDLLVVDLLDIGAKAESQWGFNGFFSKNNGGGFLTDHYPSAQKSIWDFEGMFTKSRHIPGVRFPGLIHPGLIGCLPDPKLLKTWNDREIPFVEKHKDRVPAVGTVPFAPTAHMGRLTGDAKAAAAAEAVRTVPPREHGGNCDIKDLSRGSKIYFPVYVPGGGLSMGDLHFSQGDGEITFCGAIEMAGWLHLKVDVIKDGMSKYGIKNPIFKPSVITPKYDDYLIFEGISVDEYGEQHYLDVGVAYRQACLNAIEYLKKFGYSGAQAYSILGTAPVQGHISGVVDIPNACATLWLPTKIFEFDINPTAAGPVKFIDGSIQMPIAPDL
- the urtC gene encoding urea ABC transporter permease subunit UrtC; its protein translation is MKTAPSFLNRRDMLALAVVAALLLIVFPVLLDGFRLNLVGKYLTYAFVAVGLVLCWGYGGILSLGQGVFFALGGYGMAMYLKLEASSVENTKIQSTPGIPDFMDWNQLTELPYFWQPFHSLPLTILLIILAPAFFAFVIGSAMFKRRVSGVYFAIITQAIAAIATILIIGQQGYTGGVNGITDLRTLHGWDIRTDSAKFILYFVNVALLLSVVGLALFVRASKLGRILVAMREKEDRVRFSGYSVANFQIFVFCLAGVFAALGGAMFTLQVGFMSPSLVGIVPSIEMVIFTAVGGRMSLFGAIYGTLAVNFAKTSLSESFPELWLLGLGGLFIAVVLAFPNGLAGIWNDYVQPHVDRALKLRPRRPGDDVAKQAASTAPAE
- the urtB gene encoding urea ABC transporter permease subunit UrtB — encoded protein: MFGDYSLGDLGSIFAMQGFAGLILFSVYVLMALGLAIIFGQMGVINMAHGEFMILGAYVTYFCSEFFQAQLPSLFPAYFFVAMALAFVASGSLGMLVEWTLIKRLYKRPLDTLLATWGLSLILQQTYRSVFGPREVGVVLPDWLLGSLPLTDTIEVPINGVFVMCLTTLITVTVALLMYKSRWGQQVRAVVQNRVMAGAVGIDTEKVDRLTFGLGCGIAGVAGSAFTMIGSTGPTSGQLYIVDTFLIVVFGGATSLLGTIASAFSISQTQSTLEFFLSGSMAKVITLLTVVAILMLRPQGLFTLKVRR